A genomic region of bacterium contains the following coding sequences:
- a CDS encoding TRAP transporter TatT component family protein: MNRIAMKATKPLISATFSQILDEPDLMIAKSAVESDLKLLEGILVHRPKDRELLELAALGYTAYAMAFAEDDDPVRASELYQRGRMYAKRGLCTYGVTDSLFILPPEQLERKLAKLPSSANGLIVWGGLAWGLQIIQSLDNPELIADLPRVTTMVNLIRERDSTYFYGITLLFFGVLDGFRPKMMGGNPEVSEQTFDRCRSITNGRFLLERVYRARYLYVPTMNEERFRSELQAVIDAPIDCLPNNRLLTAIAKAKAKRYLAQASDWF; the protein is encoded by the coding sequence ATGAACCGGATTGCAATGAAGGCGACAAAACCACTTATCAGTGCAACCTTTTCACAAATACTCGATGAGCCGGATCTAATGATTGCGAAGTCGGCAGTCGAGTCCGATTTAAAACTGCTCGAAGGCATTTTAGTTCACCGACCCAAGGATCGCGAATTGCTGGAGTTAGCAGCATTGGGCTACACCGCGTATGCAATGGCATTTGCGGAAGATGATGACCCAGTTCGAGCAAGTGAGCTTTATCAACGCGGCAGGATGTACGCCAAACGGGGTCTATGTACATACGGGGTAACGGATTCATTGTTTATACTCCCACCAGAGCAACTCGAGCGGAAACTGGCTAAACTTCCGAGTAGTGCAAATGGTCTAATCGTTTGGGGAGGATTGGCGTGGGGGCTCCAAATCATTCAATCTTTGGATAATCCTGAACTTATCGCCGATCTGCCTCGAGTGACTACAATGGTGAATCTCATAAGAGAACGGGATTCTACGTATTTTTATGGGATAACCCTTTTGTTCTTTGGTGTACTTGACGGTTTTCGTCCGAAGATGATGGGTGGCAATCCGGAAGTATCGGAACAAACTTTTGATCGTTGCCGTTCGATAACAAATGGCAGGTTTTTATTGGAACGGGTGTATCGTGCCCGCTACTTGTATGTTCCGACGATGAATGAAGAAAGATTTCGTTCAGAGTTACAAGCAGTGATCGATGCCCCCATAGACTGTTTACCGAACAATCGTTTGCTGACAGCGATTGCGAAAGCAAAGGCAAAACGCTATCTCGCGCAAGCCAGCGATTGGTTTTAA
- the dctP gene encoding TRAP transporter substrate-binding protein DctP, producing MKRIFLFALLLCAMASNAFAQTEIKFASLAPDGSTWMKTMRALGKEVSEKTGGKVTFKFYPGGVQGDEVDILRKIRIGQLHAGGFTGNGIGEILPAARVLEVPFLFHTEEELDAAVAAVQADLERGFEEKGFVLLGWSDVGFVHFFSKDRIQTSKDLMGKKVWMWQGDPLARSLFQSFGITPIPLSVQDVMTSLQTGMVDVVYASPLAAIALQWQTRTKYVTEQPVTYASGAVLLSKTAYNKLTADQQRILKSVAAKQLRDLTVQTRKDNDAAFATLKASGLTVTPFPSDAELGKMEAIGMKTRTQLTGTLYSKDLINRVETAVSKYRESE from the coding sequence GTGAAACGCATCTTCTTATTCGCGCTATTACTTTGCGCCATGGCATCAAATGCCTTCGCTCAAACTGAAATCAAGTTCGCATCGCTGGCACCTGACGGTTCCACCTGGATGAAGACGATGCGGGCACTGGGTAAAGAGGTCAGCGAAAAAACTGGTGGGAAAGTCACCTTCAAGTTTTATCCCGGCGGAGTTCAAGGTGATGAAGTTGACATACTTCGCAAAATACGAATTGGTCAGTTACATGCTGGTGGATTCACTGGTAATGGAATTGGTGAAATCTTGCCCGCAGCCCGGGTGTTGGAAGTGCCCTTCTTGTTCCACACCGAAGAGGAGTTGGATGCTGCCGTTGCCGCAGTCCAAGCTGATCTTGAACGTGGTTTTGAGGAAAAAGGTTTTGTTTTGTTAGGTTGGTCGGATGTCGGCTTTGTCCACTTCTTCTCTAAAGATCGTATCCAGACATCGAAAGACTTGATGGGAAAGAAAGTCTGGATGTGGCAAGGCGATCCATTAGCTCGTAGCCTCTTCCAAAGTTTTGGCATTACTCCAATCCCGTTGTCGGTGCAGGATGTTATGACTTCATTACAAACCGGGATGGTCGATGTCGTCTATGCCAGTCCGCTTGCTGCCATCGCTCTGCAATGGCAAACCCGAACGAAGTACGTCACTGAACAGCCGGTGACCTATGCAAGTGGTGCTGTGTTACTCTCGAAAACGGCATACAATAAATTGACTGCCGACCAGCAGCGAATTTTAAAGTCGGTTGCTGCCAAGCAATTACGAGATTTAACTGTACAGACCCGTAAGGATAACGATGCAGCATTTGCCACGCTGAAAGCGTCAGGTTTGACTGTAACACCATTCCCGTCCGATGCAGAGCTTGGAAAAATGGAAGCGATAGGTATGAAGACCCGTACCCAGTTGACTGGCACCTTATACTCGAAAGATCTGATTAATCGCGTCGAGACTGCTGTATCCAAGTATCGAGAATCGGAGTAA
- a CDS encoding tetratricopeptide repeat protein — translation MMKLRSNSFVSYLLRPIKRCKYLLFLTLAFLFASAVHALPLNSTWEQANRAAVEGKTTEAIRLFRQLVQKSPNESKYSFNLAQMLTEAEQYSEAETYFKKAVSQSNARRIHAGYASFLLSQNRPAEALPYATRATGDKKAIGNVLLAKTYLSLHQADNCRSTLVGALARNPRNNEALELLIPILLRSHETDLAAKLLRAALQNFPEPEALYWYGMLGVAVPNVTDAPRQFERYLELYPRGKHRNDCIEHLKILKPAVDYKSRTDNHVNTYLSAPSNPMGDRVLKAGRKWIYDVRWKFLHLGNLKIETIGRTTFNGQPAWHLRYFTTSNPAIPGIDLDDVYDIFIDVDFRYTLSYVGAAKRDKRRWDFNSYAFDIKAGTFTSRAFDEDGYYYRIERDLPLDAYDGSSVLNWARRTVAKNKAGKAITVVDDEYKYSTIKPGFVAENVKVENVNRGANKFNAEINYVGIAGMTGRAMGWITTDAEALPVKAMFEIKIGSIELRLEKVEG, via the coding sequence ATGATGAAATTGCGAAGCAATTCATTCGTTTCTTACTTACTTCGACCAATAAAGCGATGTAAGTATTTGTTATTTTTGACACTTGCTTTTCTTTTTGCAAGCGCGGTTCATGCTTTGCCACTGAATTCAACTTGGGAACAGGCAAACCGGGCAGCAGTCGAAGGAAAAACAACTGAAGCAATCAGGCTGTTTCGCCAATTAGTACAGAAATCTCCAAACGAATCCAAATACAGTTTTAATTTAGCGCAAATGCTAACCGAAGCGGAGCAGTACTCTGAAGCTGAAACTTACTTTAAGAAAGCGGTTTCTCAATCGAATGCTCGGCGAATACACGCCGGTTACGCATCATTTTTGTTGTCACAGAATCGTCCTGCCGAAGCCTTACCGTACGCGACTCGTGCCACCGGCGACAAAAAGGCGATTGGTAATGTTTTGCTGGCTAAGACATACCTTTCCTTGCATCAAGCGGATAATTGCAGGAGTACTTTAGTAGGTGCTTTAGCTCGTAATCCGCGTAACAATGAAGCACTTGAGCTTTTGATCCCAATCTTACTCAGATCCCACGAAACCGATTTGGCGGCAAAACTTTTGCGAGCTGCCCTGCAGAATTTTCCCGAACCGGAAGCTTTATACTGGTACGGTATGTTGGGGGTGGCGGTTCCCAATGTTACCGATGCTCCTCGGCAGTTTGAGCGTTACTTGGAACTGTATCCCCGGGGAAAACACCGTAACGACTGTATCGAGCATTTGAAGATATTAAAGCCAGCAGTCGATTATAAATCCCGAACGGACAACCATGTAAACACGTATTTATCTGCTCCCAGCAATCCAATGGGCGACCGAGTGCTTAAAGCAGGTCGAAAATGGATATATGATGTTAGATGGAAGTTCCTTCATTTGGGAAATCTAAAGATTGAGACCATTGGTCGAACAACGTTCAATGGACAACCAGCGTGGCACTTACGCTACTTCACGACCAGTAATCCGGCAATTCCCGGAATCGATTTGGATGATGTCTACGACATATTCATTGATGTTGATTTTCGTTATACCCTTAGCTATGTCGGTGCAGCTAAGCGCGACAAACGCCGATGGGATTTCAATAGCTATGCCTTTGATATTAAAGCGGGAACGTTTACCTCCCGGGCATTCGATGAAGATGGCTATTATTATCGGATAGAGCGTGACTTGCCACTCGACGCCTACGATGGCAGCTCCGTATTGAATTGGGCGCGTCGTACGGTTGCAAAAAACAAAGCCGGAAAAGCGATTACTGTGGTCGATGATGAATATAAATATTCGACAATCAAACCAGGTTTCGTCGCTGAGAATGTAAAAGTGGAAAATGTCAATCGTGGTGCGAATAAATTCAACGCCGAGATTAACTATGTCGGGATTGCTGGAATGACTGGCCGAGCGATGGGTTGGATCACCACCGACGCTGAAGCGCTTCCCGTCAAAGCTATGTTTGAAATCAAGATTGGATCGATCGAGCTCCGATTAGAAAAAGTGGAAGGATAA
- a CDS encoding DUF561 domain-containing protein: MPPPSILQEHLQIEIPIVQAGMVWTSGWRLAAAVSQAGALGIIGAGSMKPELLREHIRKTKVATSKPFGVNIPLLRGDAPELLKTTIDEGVRIVFTSAGNPKTYTPELKQAGCFVVHVVPSVKFAQKAEAAGVDAIVAEGTEAGGHNGVDEIATLPLIPQVVDAVKIPVIAAGGIADGRGIAAALCLGAAGVQIGTRFAATVEASCHENFKQAILQAGDNATTLTLRKIGNARVIWNEWALRAVTAEKAGAEPEELKRILGEKRERLGIFEGDIQEGQLEAGQGSGLIHDIPSAAELVHRLWQETQSVLKNLT; encoded by the coding sequence TTGCCCCCCCCATCGATTCTGCAAGAACATCTCCAGATCGAGATTCCAATTGTGCAAGCAGGCATGGTCTGGACCAGCGGTTGGCGATTGGCTGCCGCCGTATCGCAAGCCGGGGCGTTAGGAATCATCGGCGCAGGTTCAATGAAACCCGAACTATTGCGCGAACATATCCGAAAAACAAAAGTTGCGACATCCAAGCCCTTCGGCGTTAATATCCCATTGTTACGGGGCGATGCTCCTGAGTTACTCAAAACCACTATCGATGAGGGGGTCAGGATAGTTTTCACATCGGCAGGGAATCCCAAAACATATACCCCCGAATTGAAACAAGCCGGTTGTTTTGTTGTTCATGTCGTTCCCTCGGTAAAGTTTGCTCAGAAAGCTGAAGCGGCAGGCGTTGATGCTATTGTTGCAGAAGGTACCGAAGCCGGGGGACACAACGGGGTCGATGAAATCGCAACCCTTCCATTGATTCCCCAAGTTGTTGATGCTGTGAAAATTCCGGTCATTGCCGCCGGTGGCATCGCCGATGGTCGCGGGATCGCCGCCGCTCTTTGTTTGGGAGCCGCCGGTGTGCAAATCGGAACCCGGTTTGCCGCTACCGTCGAAGCGTCCTGTCACGAGAATTTCAAACAGGCAATCCTGCAAGCGGGCGATAACGCAACGACTCTTACATTACGCAAAATTGGAAATGCGCGTGTTATCTGGAATGAGTGGGCTTTGCGTGCCGTTACCGCCGAAAAAGCTGGCGCAGAGCCGGAGGAGTTGAAACGGATTTTAGGCGAGAAACGCGAGCGGTTAGGCATCTTTGAGGGGGACATACAGGAAGGGCAACTCGAAGCGGGGCAAGGCTCCGGTCTGATTCATGATATCCCCTCCGCTGCCGAGTTGGTACATCGCCTTTGGCAGGAAACCCAATCTGTTCTGAAAAATCTCACATAA
- the tpiA gene encoding triose-phosphate isomerase, with amino-acid sequence MRKKLAAGNWKMNLTPRETVEYIKLFRERIPVERTYDVALFPPFIDIPFLMGNLLERRDIHVGGQNLSEKESGAFTGEISGNMLADAGCTMVLVGHSERRQFFGETDELLGKKLIRAFTSGLLPVFCLGETLEQRKAGHTFAVLDKQLTALTDVTPDLRDKLILAYEPVWAIGTGVTASPAQAQEAHKYLRERLRGLWGNVAETTRILYGGSVTPANAKELFGCADVDGGLVGGASLKVDSFQAICEAAA; translated from the coding sequence TTGCGAAAAAAACTGGCGGCAGGTAACTGGAAAATGAATCTGACTCCGCGCGAGACTGTGGAGTACATCAAACTATTTCGCGAGCGGATTCCGGTCGAACGTACCTACGATGTCGCACTGTTTCCACCCTTTATCGACATCCCGTTTCTGATGGGGAATTTACTGGAGCGGCGCGATATCCATGTCGGAGGGCAGAACCTGTCCGAGAAAGAGTCGGGAGCGTTCACCGGCGAAATCTCCGGGAATATGTTAGCCGATGCCGGTTGCACAATGGTTCTGGTAGGACACTCCGAGCGCAGACAGTTTTTCGGTGAGACTGACGAGTTACTTGGCAAAAAGTTGATCCGAGCATTTACCAGCGGCTTACTTCCGGTGTTCTGCCTCGGCGAGACCTTGGAACAACGCAAAGCGGGACATACCTTTGCCGTACTTGATAAGCAACTGACAGCATTAACCGACGTGACACCGGACTTACGTGACAAACTGATTCTCGCCTACGAACCGGTTTGGGCGATTGGAACCGGTGTGACAGCGAGCCCGGCACAGGCGCAGGAAGCACACAAGTACCTGCGGGAGCGGCTGCGCGGGCTTTGGGGCAATGTTGCCGAAACGACGCGGATTTTGTATGGCGGGAGCGTAACCCCAGCGAATGCGAAAGAGCTGTTCGGTTGTGCCGATGTCGATGGCGGGCTGGTGGGTGGCGCTTCCCTGAAAGTGGATTCATTTCAGGCAATCTGTGAAGCGGCCGCTTGA
- the secG gene encoding preprotein translocase subunit SecG, whose protein sequence is MLFVILIVIHIIISILLTVSILLQSSKGGGLSGAFGGLGGAAQTMFGGRGTATFLSKATSILAALFMINCLGMVFASGLNKPTSAVQEELQRTPAKTSQGNALPAVPETK, encoded by the coding sequence ATGTTATTCGTTATTCTGATTGTTATCCACATCATCATCAGCATCTTGCTGACGGTTTCGATTCTGTTGCAGTCGTCGAAAGGCGGCGGGCTCTCCGGCGCATTCGGCGGATTGGGCGGTGCTGCACAAACGATGTTTGGCGGACGCGGCACAGCGACCTTCCTGTCGAAGGCTACCTCGATCTTAGCGGCGCTCTTCATGATTAACTGCTTAGGAATGGTGTTTGCATCCGGTTTGAACAAACCGACCTCAGCGGTTCAGGAAGAGTTGCAACGCACTCCGGCGAAAACGTCGCAGGGCAATGCATTACCCGCAGTTCCCGAAACCAAATAG